The DNA window TGTACATGTAGAGTAGACAAACTGCCCCAGCAGCTGGGACCTGAGCTTGTGTGCATGTAGTTAGTCGGAAATGTTCAAAGGCAAAAGGGAATTCACTGTATATACATGCATTTGTATGCATTCATACATACTGTTTTTCAGGGCTTTCAGACTACTGAAACTCCTTCAAAAGTTTTGTCCGTTCTCTTAAGCACTTATTATACTTCATCTTGCTTTTATTTGAAGAAGCCCAAGGTAGTGtaattcattttatccttacaactgcAGTGTGCTAAGAGCATaattcgcccaaggtcacccactgagttTCATAATGAGCAGGGagctgaacttgggtctcccctaGACCTAATCTACCTCTTTAATCACTACAACACACCTGGTTGGGTTTTTGGTTACTTATTGCAAAgattttgtttcatattttggCTAAGTAGATTTCTTAAGTCTCATATGTTGTTTTGTAGAAGACATATAGCTAGTACATATGCAAAAGATAACCACATGTGTCATTTTGGCACCAATCAGCTGTCATCATGGCTGACCTTCAACGGTGCTGAATGGTGTCTGGTGTCTAGGCTGCCCTTGAGGATCGTTAGATGAAAGAAACAATCTACAACTTTACACAATCCATTTATGGCAACAACCAAGAACAGTTTAATCAAAGTATATGTTAGGGTTATAGTTCTAAACTGGCTGAGATGCACTATTGAAATGGCTAACAGAACAAATCCGCAAGATTATATTTGGTCTTACGAATATTATGTGGGCTATCTAGACTTACCCTCAGTTGACGCAACAAAACTGAAGGCACACAGATGTAAGTATTATTTCATGCTTATTCAGAGACGAAAAGTTAGAAAAAGAGAGGTAAAAGTAGCCACTTCATATATAAGTTTATAAATACAGGGAACCGATCATACAGTAGGGCTGTGAACCCAGAGTTCATTATTCTACCAGTATTTGTGATTAGGCTAGATCCCAgttttcctttcaggagactttcAGTAATTATAGTTTGAGGAATACTGTTGTTACAACTGATGCTGGATTGTCTGGGCATTCTTATACATTTTCTCCTGTCTAAGCTCATTGTTTTCGAAGAAACTCTACAAAGCATAGCACTTCCCTCCCTGTACTTCTGCTACAATCTTTTCTCTGGTCATTCAGTCTAGCAAGATTGTTTTTCTACACTGGGTTTTGGGATACAGAGTCAATATCATAGCTTTTATTAATGCACAGTAAATATTTTCCATGTTTCTGAATCTGTTATTGCATTTCTTATAACTAGTTTTGAAATCTTAAATTGAAAGTGTTATGAGTTGTAATTGTACTAAATGAAAGTTTTTCTCTTGTGTAGATATTACATTTTAACTGATAATATTGACCACTTATTGTAAATGCTATACTAAAGTGTTATGTTAGTATTCAGTTCTGGTTTTAAAAGATGCCATTGTTacataaatatttgtttattaagAGAAAAAAGGGATAGCTTCACGGACTAATGACTCAGTGCTTAAGACAATCCCAAGAACTGTGAAATACCACAATGAAGCCATCTCATTTTTGGAAAGGGTAAATTTGCCAAAAGCCTTGTCTTCTCAGTTATATTCTACTGTAGTTCAGTGTTCATGTACAAAATGGGAAGTAGGTGCTGTAAGTGTATGGTACTTAGttgtttaaaagcattttaaatgctCCCGGAACAACCAGATATATTAAgtactgtctttttttttcaacagatTCAATTGTCATAGCCTTTTGGATTGGACTTGCTGCCTTTGTAGCAtttctcttctttattttgtTCTACATCTCTCAGACCGGTTATGCACCAATGAAGTAAGTAAGATGCTTTAGTACAGTATATGAGAGAAAGCCAGAGTCTGTAAGTACCTAGGAAAGACTGATGAGTCATACTGTCTAACTTGAACCATTTAGGAGCAAATGCTCTTCCTATATTACCACTAAAACTGAGTATTGTACTTCAAATGATTTCCCATTACACTTGGCTGCAATTTAGATGTTTGCAGTTTATCATGTTTGCCTTGTGTAATCTGTCTTGCACACTATTCCTCTGAAAATCCAACTATTTCACCTTTTTGTTGGTCTGGCCATGTGACATCCCATCCCATGGTTTTCTGACTATTCTTGGATACAGCACAAATTTATCTACATAAGTAGAGAATTTCTCTGTATGAGTGTGATTTTCAAGGCATAGTTTGTGCTTATCTGATACTTCTTTTTAGAACATGCTGTCTTACAGGTGCACAGGGAAAGTGTGTTTGTGGTAGATGAGCTCTCTTGTGGGCGAGTTGTTAGCCATCATTGCTTTTTCTTGGGGAATTCATAATAAGTAACAGTTTATGGGACTATTTAAACACACTTAGCAAATTGTTATTCACAGGAATGGAAGACCACACAAACAGTTTCCATGGAATTATTCAAAAAataaacatcctcaagatgtgGTTACTAACCGTGCTGAACCAAACCTTGCAGAAAACCAAGTGGAAGAAACAAAGGTTCAAGATTAAGTCATGAACGGAAATAGAATGGCACAGACTGGTGTCTTGGGAGAAATTGGCAAAGATATGGGGGGCGGTGAGGAACGATTTAGGAATTCTCCATCTAGATGTATTTTTCACCATATGGGATACTATAGGGGCTTAGGCAAACCCCTCCATCATTTTCCTTAGCCAATTTTGATCAACTTGTCAGTTGAACAGTCAAATATTCATAGTCTTTTTTTAATCACAGTAAATGTTGCAATCAATCATTAATGTCATTGTGTAGATTGTGCCA is part of the Sphaerodactylus townsendi isolate TG3544 linkage group LG04, MPM_Stown_v2.3, whole genome shotgun sequence genome and encodes:
- the LOC125431179 gene encoding melanocortin-2 receptor accessory protein; protein product: MATTKNSLIKVYVRVIVLNWLRCTIEMANRTNPQDYIWSYEYYVGYLDLPSVDATKLKAHRYSIVIAFWIGLAAFVAFLFFILFYISQTGYAPMKNGRPHKQFPWNYSKNKHPQDVVTNRAEPNLAENQVEETKVQD